The following coding sequences lie in one Montipora foliosa isolate CH-2021 chromosome 11, ASM3666993v2, whole genome shotgun sequence genomic window:
- the LOC137975057 gene encoding trace amine-associated receptor 1-like, whose product MKNYSGNQTQELRILETSKGWQAFQVIFWTLISLTTLVGNGLVLFCVVMKKRRSSSTIKFYGSLSLGDFLVGIFCAPVLLVAAFSQIWLIGEMLCYVYTAVISTSLNVSIMTLFLISLDRLNAVTKPFHYRAKETFTQRWATLLIVFAWLHSAFWAVAPLVGWGEIIEDPITNTCKPNWAAKGFKNTLYTMGLAGFAFALPVLSMIVVYAIIYYRSKVSARFMKNRSHMTPLAEDEARRKQQTAILRTVLVVVGAFVFCWLPYTIGTTFKLFSDTVPPYWLVHLGLMLAASNSAINPVIYSLFDKTMRGEFKTIPRVCRQQLSRPDDTDCVHSRRTSSNLATFNNTVTRISNETVNKLLNVNLTESPPIVKKRSFTPEHTTMDVIVKDIAKKMEKARRETLV is encoded by the exons ATGAAGAACTATTCTGGCAATCAAACACAAGAACTTAGAATTTTAGAGACATCCAAGGGCTGGCAAGCATTCCAGGTGATATTTTGGACGTTGATAAGTCTAACGACTCTTGTAGGAAATGGATTAGTGTTGTTCtgtgttgtgatgaaaaaacgCCGCAGTTCATCGACGATCAAATTTTATGGAAGTTTGTCGTTAGGAGATTTTCTTGTTG GGATATTCTGTGCCCCTGTGCTTCTCGTCGCTGCTTTCAGCCAGATATGGCTGATAGGAGAGATGCTTTGTTACGTATACACAGCCGTGATTTCAACCTCTCTCAATGTCTCCATCATGACACTTTTCCTTATTAGTTTGGATCGTTTAAACGCTGTTACCAAGCCTTTTCATTACAGAGCAAAGGAAACATTTACACAAAGGTGGGCAACACTGCTCATCGTCTTCGCTTGGCTCCACTCCGCCTTCTGGGCTGTGGCACCGTTAGTGGGCTGGGGAGAGATCATAGAGGACCCGATTACTAACACGTGCAAACCTAATTGGGCAGCGAAAGGCTTCAAAAACACTTTGTATACCATGGGTTTAGCAGGTTTCGCTTTCGCTCTTCCAGTTCTTTCAATGATTGTGGTTTACGCTATCATTTATTACCGCTCGAAAGTGAGCGCGCGCTTTATGAAAAATCGTTCTCACATGACTCCGTTGGCAGAAGATGAGGCTCGACGAAAGCAACAAACCGCAATTCTACGGACAGTCCTCGTTGTTGTTGGCGCATTTGTGTTTTGTTGGTTGCCTTACACCATAGGTACAACATTTAAACTGTTTTCCGACACGGTACCACCCTATTGGTTAGTTCATTTAGGGCTCATGCTGGCCGCGTCAAACAGCGCTATTAACCCAGTCATTTACTCATTATTCGATAAAACCATGAGAGGAGAATTTAAGACTATTCCCAGAGTGTGCCGACAGCAACTTAGTAGACCGGATGATACGGACTGTGTTCATAGTCGTCGAACCAGCTCGAACCTGGCTACTTTTAACAATACTGTCACTAGAATTAGCAATGAAACAGTCAACAAACTTCTGAACGTGAATTTGACTGAAAGCCCACCAATTGTCAAAAAAAGGAGCTTTACACCGGAACACACGACGATGGATGTGATTGTCAAAGATATCgctaagaaaatggaaaaagccAGGAGAGAAACTTTGGTTTAA